The Sorghum bicolor cultivar BTx623 chromosome 6, Sorghum_bicolor_NCBIv3, whole genome shotgun sequence genome contains the following window.
AACACAAGAACAGTGCTCTTTCGCACTGGCTAATCAGAATGATACAAAAGTATCCAGAGTGGTCGTTCAACTGTTCAGTGCTTATCGGCTATGGCTGATTCCTGTGTTATCAGACGCTTGCAAACTCAGCAATTCTCGACCTAAGGCCAAAGGCTAACCATCGACCACATGTAAGTCCAaacggcaaaaaaaaaaaaaaaaccccgcAAATACAGTGTTTCTCCTGATTCTCTAAACATAAACATACCGACTGATCTCACAGCCCGATCCAAAGCAAAATCAGCAGAGCGCGGACAAATCTCTGACCAGGAATATTGGGACCACCACAACCATTTGATAACGAGATCGAAACTATTATCCGAGGAACCGACGGATCTACCACCGCAGACATCCACGCCACCGCGACCAACGGAAAACTACACCAACCCTAACTGAATCGTGCCGCAGTAACCCTAGTTGTCCCATGGTGAGAGGTCAAGGCGAGGGGATGCGGGATGAGAGGGGCGCTTGCCTGGCCTGGACGCCTCGGCGCCGGCAGCGAGGAGGCGGATCCCGGAGCGGAGGCCGCGGTTCAGCGCCGTCGCCATCGCCTTCGTGTTCTCGACTggttcgccgccgccgccggtggtgTGGTctggtggtggtcgagaggggGTGACCCAGTACGATTTGTTGTGGTCGGGCCTTCGACGATGTGCTTGACTGGGCTTGAATGGGCCAATCTCAGGCTGCTTTGGTTCCTAGCGAAGAGGCCCGGCCCagagagcaaagaagagaatacGTCTTCGTTGGCCAAATGAAACCGTTTTCAATAGGAGATTAACGTATCCTAGTGGAATACGTCTTCTGCCTCAGATGACTTCGAATCCAAGAGTCGGATGATTGCCGATCAAATAGTCATGCTCGCGAAGCAAATCCAAAGGAGAGACGCTTCCCCTTCTTGCCCACCTCGCCGATGGAGTCGCTTGCCTCGCAAGCGAGGCCGGCGGCGGTGCTCTGGCTCGCCGGCTTCTTCCAGGCCGCGCGCCTCCACCGCGTTGTCTCCTTCTGCGCTAGGTCCTCCTCCACCTCTGTCCCATACCCTCTTCTCTCTCGATTTGGTAGTGATTTAATTTGATTCTTTGGGGCCAAATTAACGTCCTCTGACCGAGCTCAAAGCTTCGATTACTTGTTCGTTAGTATAACCTTGTCGATTTCTGACTGGATGCAGCTCGAGGGCACTATCCATCAGGATTGCACAGTGCTTCCTGCTGAACGGGCTTATCTTCCTGGGGAGGTACCGTCGTTCGTAATTGATTTTTGATTCCCGActgaattttgttttttttgttacTTTGGTGTGTGATTGAATTAAAATTATTAGAGCTTGTGAGCAGTGTCACAATTTACTCTTGAGTGTTGTTCTTAGTTGTCATTTGTACTGAAACTACAAGGGTAGCATCGTAAATACCAGTAAAATGCTTTGTGATTGGAATGCCGCTATGCATTTGCCTTGAATGATGTAGGTTGCCTGATGAAACAGAAAAATGAGCTGGATGGAGTTTGATGTGCTGTTGGAGTTCCGCTAAGCACAGTGGGCTTTTGACCTGTCTTAGTTCTCTGTCACTTCAGTTGTTTGATTAAAATGTCTTAAGCCGAAGGAGATTTATGTTATGTATATCATGTCAGCACTTCTCTGCTGATATTGCTCCGAATGTTCCTTCTTAGCTATTTTGTGTGTTCTTTACTTCATTCTCACGAATACCCATTTAAATATTTCTTGTGCTTCACAGCTTGCTAACCCTGAAATCGGTGGTCATTCCAACTCTATTGTGGATACTACCTGACCAATGCAATCAAACGGGGGGACATCTTTGTGAGCACACGGCAGCCATATCTATCTATTCATTCTTACGCTCTGGCCTTGTTGAGATTTTTTATGTGAGTGCTACTTGTTACATGCTGctattttaattttatttttttctaaaaaaaagttaCTCTGTTTTTGTCATTGAAAATAACTCTCCAGTTTGTCTCTTGCGGTCCATCCAATAATAAGTTATTGGCTTTGGCATTGAAGAACACATGATTGTTGATGTTAGCTAATATGAAAAGGATATttggattattattattattttagaaACATATATGGAATAACAGATACTAGCATTAAAACAAGAGAGAATTCCTTATTTGACACTAGAAAGATGCACAATTCCTTCCTTGGCCCTCTAAACTTAGAAATCCCCTATCTGACAATATTTGTATCTTTAGCGCCCAAAATGACACTGCCGTTAGTTTGGAGGTCTAACGGTGTTAAATTGAAGGTAAAAAGACCATAATGCCCCTCAATGGACTGAATGTATGTACTGTAAGTATGTCTGGATATATATGGACAATGTATATGTAATGTAGCTCGAAATGGCTTTCCACTCACTAGTGTTAAACCTGCATTTACATTGGTGCAAGGTTACGGGATAGCTTTCATGGACTAATTACATTGGTCTTATCCTGTTTATTATATTTATTAAAAGTAGTGTATGTCAGATGTCCAGCTGTAAATAGAGATAAGTCCATTTCCTGCGTAATCAGAAATAGTTTCACTTAATAGATTACTCCACCTTAGCGTACAACATGAGTTACTTCGATCTAGCTACACTTTCACTAACACCAATCTATCATGCATGTTCGAAAAGTAAATAAAGAACGAAAAGAGCCCACTATGCCTTTGGTTATTAGCCATTTGAATCTGTCAGTGCTACTGAAGTGTGCAGCAACTAGATAACCAACATAGTAACGAAATTTAGCAGCTTTTAACACTAACATATGAAAAGCTGGAAGCTAGTAGTAAGCAACAAAATTTACTATAGCTTTTGACTGTATACGTCAGGCTTAATGCTTGAATTTGTACTTATTATGGCTGTCCATTGTGTTGTTGTTTATCAAAAATATCTGCAAGGTTGAAACATGAATACAGCTGGTTATATTTCACATTACATATACATTGTCTATACATCCAGTCATACTTACAGTTACAGTACATATGCATTCAGTCTACTGAGGGGCATTATGGTCTTTTTACCTTCAGTTTAACACCGTTAGACCTCAAAACTAACGGCAGTGTCATTTTGCGCGCTAAAGATACAAATAATGTCAGATAGGGGATTTCTAAGTTTAGAGGGCCAAGGTAGGAATTCTGCATCTTTCTAGTGTCAAATAAGGAATTCTCTCTTAAAACAACCTAGCGGTTGTCGTTTATCTTTGCAATAACACACGTAAATATACATCATGTAGGAAATCTTGTTGTTTCCCTAGCAATAAACGTTCACAACTTCACAAATAATAATCTAACATGATATATAAAGCGTCACTAACCCTTGTTTTTCTTGTGACATGCTTGACTCTCCATATGCTGCAAAGTTTTCCATGAACATAATACTCCACTAGTCTGCATGATCCCTTGGGACAAACTATCTAATACCTGTCAACTTACTGTTACTATCTTCcctaaaaataatacatactgTGACTATTATGCCATGTAGTACTTTATATGGTACATGTGGCATTGGCACCATAATCTGTGTGTTCTTCTTATTACATTATTATTTTCTTTGAATATCTATGCATTGCTTATTATTTACATTTTTGTTTTACACAACTAAACATCTATTTCAGGTACTTTGGTTTTATCCACTTTATGTCTTCAGCTTCATATTAAGTACGATTTGGTATGTTTAATCCTTTTCCATTCATGATGTCTAACTTTTCTTATACTGTCAGACATTGTTTTTCCTTGTGAGTACACTTTCAGTTAATAGTGGGATTGTCAGCCACTGCACAAGTTATATGCTTACAATTTCTAGTTTAAAGATTTCCCATTTTCTCTTATTAATGCAGTAATAATGTGTTCACTCTAGCAACTATGGGTCCAATATTCCATCCAGCAAGCGACACAAGATCCTTATCATAACCAGTTGAAAGTTTGTATTTGGGTGCACCATGGCACAATAAGTTGTAGGACATTTTTTGATCACCTCCTCGATGGTTTTAAGTCTACTGTTTTCAAGTACTTTTCTGTAGAAGATTTGTGGAGTAACATGATCAGAATAGGTTTTTCCTGTGCATAAGTTTGCTATTTGCTTTCTGGGATATGTATTTAGCAAATGTTGAAGTGAGTTATATGTTTGCAGCAGGCGGGTAAAATTGGTCTGTCTATGTTTTATCACCTTATCGCTCTGAAAAAAAGTAAAAAACTGAGTGTTGTTGACTGGTgcattcttttttaaaaaacaagTGTTGCCTAGTTAGGTTTTAACGGTGCATAAAAACAAACCTGGATCTGGTATTTGAGCTGAACTCTTTTGTTGTTACAGCTATGGAATCTCATCTTATTGTCCTCAAATAATGTATAATTCAGAGACTGAACAAGGGAGTATCCTTTTATCCGTTTTGTGATGCGGAACATTTATGCCAGGTATAATGACATTGCCAAGCATGCTTTGGATGTTGTGAAAAGTAAACGCCTAGTTTTGACTCGAGCCCTGGATGATCACAACACAACTGAAACAGAAGAGCAGCCTGAAGGATTTGACAGGTAGTTGTATTCATGTAGAACTTGTTTGTGCCTGATTGCATGCTTTGTTTGCTGATATTTTAATATTAGGGTTGCACTTGGTATTGGGGAACAGGTCTATTCAATCCTTCTTTTAACCATTTTCTTTGTTGAGGTATGATTCTATCTTTCCTGCATGTACCAGTGTACCACTTGATAACCAATTCCACAGATCATATCTATTTGAACTTTGTTTCTCCTGGTCTTCTTAGCTTGTCAGTTACTAATTTTTATATATCTGCATCTGTAGGTTTCAGTGATTGGTTACATACCTTACTTTGGCAAGGCAATGAACTTCCTGCTCTTGTCATTGATGTATGCCTACTACTGCTTCGAGTAAGCACACCTGAATGTTATTCGTCATTCTCCTAGCTATTATTTTTTAATGTGTTATGCATTTGCCAAGCTATTTCTATAGTTCTATTATCTTGAACTTTGATAAACCTTTTTTccaggtacaagtggaacttcttTGCAGTGAGTCTCCATGAGAGACTTGATTTCTTTGAGTCAAATTGGGCATTCTTTGCTGGATTTGGTATGTTGACAATTTATGCTCTGATGGGTTATGTCATATACTATGTTGTTTTCCCTTTAGTCTACTCATTATGTTTTGGCACATGTATTATTAGAGTGAGACAGATTTGTGGTATTAAACTGCTTCTTTTCACTGGTCATTTTGTTGAATAGGATTTGGTCACATGAGTGGTCTTATTGTGATCTTCGCTGATGTAAAGAGTGACCAAAGTTCGTTTTATAGTTTCTGTTAGACAGAGGGGTATGGCAGCCCTTATGGTTACCGTGTGGTTCTCTTGCTGGACCTAGCGCCCATATGGCTAGGATAGATAGATTGATCTCTATTAAGCAAGGATCACCGTTGATTTGGTTCTATTTCTATAAACCCTCGGTCATCCTTGCTTATATGTATGTGTAACATCATATCCTCCATAATAATCCTTGTGCCTAATCTTACAGTTTCAAGGACCTTTTGTGTCTTTGTTCCCTCTTTCAGTGACATGTGAATTGCTTTGCAAGTAAGCTGAGTTAGCTCAGTTGGTCAAGGGTATGGATGTATACCCAGACCACCCAGGTTCAGGCGAATTTGGGTGCCTATTTTCTTCTTGATAAAATGCCTGGACCTAGTTTGCCCTAGGTTGGTCTAGTTTCTTTTTAATTGCTTTGCAAAGAAATTGTTGAGGTCTAGTTTTTTTTAATTGCTTTGCAAAGAAAATGTTGAAAATTAGCTAACCTTCTCTGGCTGTGGCTATCTACGACTACATATTTTGCACGCTATCAAAAGCTATTTCATGCACATTGTGtctatttgaaataacttggttcattttatatgtaTGTAAACTGCTTGTCTAATAGGTTTTGAACAATTTAAAACCTATTCTTGCTGTAATTTGGGGAACGGCCATCATAGGCGTTAGCCAAATACCTCTTGTTATTGGGGACtgttgtttttcttttattgCACTTTTGTAAAATTGCTCATTTATCACTGTCATGTCTCCTATATGCTAGCTACTAGCTGGTTTTTGTGTTATTCTGacattttatttgtttttcctATGTAGGTGCTCCATGCGTCCTTCCAattttcttcttctctcctcTTACTAGCTATGGATTTTTGGCTATACTTTACCCATTGGTACGGTTAAGCACATTTCAGTCGTGGTTCCTTTTTCCTACATATTATTTGTTTTCTTGACATTTTATTTTTAGAACTGTAAGAATTTTCAATCTTTAGTTTTTATTGCTCTTTTGTGAAACATGCACAATTGATTATTGTCATATATATAACTGGATTCCCCGCTGGTGGCTTATGGCTGGAATTAGCAAATAGGTAGAGTTTCACCATTTTGTATATTTGCTTTCTTGTAGGAAAAACAGAAGTTGGTACATGCTCGTAAGCTGTTGCAGTTTTCTCATTCACAATAACATGCTGTTTCGTAATACCATTTCAGAATATTGAAATTAATCATTATGATTCAAAGATGAAATACTTCTACAAGACTTATAGAGCCCTTATAAGATAAAAAATGATCATCTTGTACAGTATCCCTAGTTGCCCTTCTTTCTGTCCCCTTGATCTCTAGTTCCCTGTCGGACATCAGTTTTCCCacgaaatagaaaaaaaatcagaagTCTGCATGTGGTTATTCATTAATCATTATGGAAGTATGACCATATGGTAATTGCACACTGTACCTGTCTTAGAATACTAGTCCTGAACTGCATGGAATATCATATTTGTGTATGTGAAGATGAAAGAGAGCAAGCCATGAACACTTATTATGCTATCTCAGTTTTCCTCATCTTGCCCTGGAGCAGGAGCTTTCTGAGATATTTGACATGTCTTTGATCTATTTAAAGTTTTTGTCACATAGGTCTTAGATGCTTTGGGAAAGAGTGCTTTGATCGATTTTAcaattttttagtatatatacAACAAATTCTGAGTTCAACTTGACACCATTGCCCTTTTCCAGTTTGTCATGACTGCTGCAGGCACTCAAGCTGAGCAAGTAATTGATGGACTGAGACCTGCACATGAAGGGAAACTACAAAGAATACCTGTGTTCTTTGTGGCAAAGCGACTGACGTGAGCACCCCCTAAACTGTCCCTCGTGCATTTCAGTTTCTTTCAAGTAGCGAGCCCCATATGctcaacaacaacaaccaccCCCTTCCTTCCGTTTTGGGTTCTCTGTCACTGTTACATTTAGGTGACTGACACTAACAGTCTGAACTTTTCTGAATTGTGGTGCCTGCAGGACAAAAGTGCTGCAACTGTTTCCATTGGCACAGAAAGAACAATGAAGGATCCACAGAAACAAATCAAGGAGAGAGGCACTGGTGTTGTGCTTTTCACAATGCCCTCCGTCCAGAACGTTGCATCCGTAAGGTCTAAGGTGCGCACACGCCTCTCCATAATGTGGAAGGaagcggggcttgccttcacgCTGTAAATATCCTGTAACATTGCCGTTGTAACAAGCACTTCTGTGGAATGTGAAAATATAGAGAATTGCACTTTGTACACATGAAACCACCCATATTGATGTACATACAAATTGCACAATGTCTTTCTCCGACCATTCCATACCGTCAGTAGCAGATTTGGCACCGAATCCCTTTAGCCTGCCTCTCGTATGGTACATCTTGTGCTTTCTTTAGTTTGTAGGCCTCGTTCAAGAATGAAGAATGACAGTGATATTAAGTATCTGCTCAGCGTAAAGTTGCATTTTTTTCCCCTGTTATTTATAACATCGTGCTGGGACTGCGATGTAACATGGGAAGTGGAGGGAAGAGCGCTACGACACATCTGACGTTTCAACTCTCGCAGCATCTTTTCATCTTTTGTCTCCAGTAGCCATATGCGCGTGGCAGTGTGTGGCTAGCACCCAAAGCACAATATATATGGACTATTTTTAAGGCTTatggacttttttttttttgcaatgttGGCCTTAGTTCGTGCCTTGTTTATAGATACTTGAGAAATCCGCAAGGGTTACCAAATGGGAGCATTGCGCGGTTGTGCCTGTACTTTTGTGTCAGCCACTTGGAAGGCTTGCTGAACTATTGCTCATTTGCCTGCGTCCTGAAACAATTACTGTTCACACCTGTTTGCCCAACTACTCTTTATTAAGAATCAGGTGATAGGAAAGGACTACTAACCATATGCTGTCCTAtgcttcatcaattatccatgTTCATCTGATTTGAAACCAAATATTTGGTtcctaaaaataaatatatttattagcTAGTGTTGACCATTGAAGATTAGGCCAGCCGGCGAGTCGGCGACACCAACCAAAGGACGGCGTTCCTTGGTTTCAGCTTGGTCATATAACTCATAACAGGACAATAGTGTTCTCTGTTAGCTGAATTTATAATTGTAATGCAAGCCGCCCTTGAGATTATTGAGAGGCTGCTTTCGTAAGATGCTGGACAAGCTCCATAATTTCATGTACTTGGTACTCAGCACTAATGGGTCGGGTCGTGTCTGCTTGCTCCTTTCCTCGTACGTGACCACCCATACCCTCCCTCTATTTCTATGCTAATATTCTGTCAGCTACTCTGTCATTGCGTATATAAATTAAATGACCAAAACAGAGTCAGCGGAGAATATATCTGATGAGCGAATAGCCTTTGATTAACAAATAACAAATAACATATGTACTGGTAACTTTGTTCACCCTTTGATGTTCCTTTGTTTCCTCTCCTTCCATAACATCGTGTATATTATATGATTATTGATCTGAGTTGAAGACTGTCAGTCTGTCACTCACATTTACATTCACAATTGGAGGAAGACTAGCTCTATtatccattttttttctttgagcAAACGAAGACGCAAGTCAGAATAAATTAATTTCAGACATTGTAGTCCGCCTGTATGTGGCTATAGCAATTAGAGAGGACCACATACTGAACATCCACCTGGCCCTCAGtgttagctagctagctgcacGTTCCTCGTCTCACGCATCAGTGTTCTTGCACACATCATTACTTGATGTTGTGTTGCCACCTAACGCACTGCTAGTAGCAGCAAACAGATCAATGCACGATGCTTCCCATTTTTATCAGCAAGGAATATTGACATGTATACTGTGCACTATTTGGTCCACAAGTCAAATTATTTGAGCACCAGAGGAATAGCCAGTTTCACtgttctttctttgttttcGACGCTTGAAAGATCCagcgtactccctccatactaggTTTAAGTGACGCTCTGGGCACCTGTTTAGATTTAGCAAAGCATGGCGTTTTAGCCTCCGAAGAAGTCCGGCGGACTGGAATGCCCCTGCCGCTTCGTTCATTGCACGCGCGCTCGAACGGACGCACGCGTCTCGGTCCCACCCCCAACCGCGCGTCACCTCGTTCATTGAATCAACGCACGCGCGCTCTGTGGCTTTCAGAGCCCCCTGCCCTCGCCCACGCACACCTCGGAACCACCCCAGTAACCAGTAGAGACGAGAGTCTTTCATGTCTAGAAACACCTTCGGCTCCATTTAATAGGGGCTAAACCGGAAGATTAGCCCTTAATTAATGACTCTTTGGTAAGCACAATCATATCCTAAACGTCATATAATCCTGATATAGAGGGAGTATAAGATAGAGCATACCTTGTTCGCAAGCCAAATGTTCTCATATTCTGGCATCTTAACATTACTAACTAGAACATTCGTTTCAATAATGCCTCATTATCAATCCTCATGAGACCCGCTATCCATAGACTTAATTAGTCatagtttttttagaaaaaaaaattacacaGTATAATGCAAACGCTCACAGTGTATGCATACTTACTCCTATAGAAACACGTACGTAAATCCTACCTCTATAAA
Protein-coding sequences here:
- the LOC8080304 gene encoding protein EI24 homolog, producing the protein MESLASQARPAAVLWLAGFFQAARLHRVVSFCASSRALSIRIAQCFLLNGLIFLGSLLTLKSVVIPTLLWILPDQCNQTGGHLCEHTAAISIYSFLRSGLVEIFYVLWFYPLYVFSFILSTIWYNDIAKHALDVVKSKRLVLTRALDDHNTTETEEQPEGFDRVALGIGEQVYSILLLTIFFVEVSVIGYIPYFGKAMNFLLLSLMYAYYCFEYKWNFFAVSLHERLDFFESNWAFFAGFGAPCVLPIFFFSPLTSYGFLAILYPLFVMTAAGTQAEQVIDGLRPAHEGKLQRIPVFFVAKRLTTKVLQLFPLAQKEQ